A genomic segment from Corythoichthys intestinalis isolate RoL2023-P3 chromosome 2, ASM3026506v1, whole genome shotgun sequence encodes:
- the LOC130912073 gene encoding prospero homeobox protein 1-like, whose protein sequence is MPDHDSAALLTRQTKRRRVDIGVKRTVGSVTGILLDSMNQSHSPDRDGDCSLVGRGHGSTNGDGEKSNVLRKLLKRANSYEDTMMPFTGATIISQLLKKNIGKNGGSDSGFQGSGALSSGGSEIQAEDACSNSSSQDRDSPSNCLSPGPLPSAPPSFGRPLPPSNLSSHSQTLPLASFDLDRLSDEHLRAKRARVENIIRGMSHSPLVRSSTDDHSQESNRDNDNEHRGDGNGHGHRRSDCTSSLLSSPGSRTGGLNVGEVYRENKRKQRLPQQQHSFAQLVCSRQEQRQEERRQLKLQLEDMQKQLRQLQEKFYQIYDSETEEEEENREGGGVDRSAERDEDGNLSEDSIRSDGLEERHRDRGRRRHDDLSDLDPGLFLDRARALLRQQALMDREMEEDVVGRSGEDDDERNGERMMKRQGGRQLAETLKQELNCAVSQVVDTVVKGFSSPKQTVSHNHGCHSTPVAPSSSNSSSSGPLPFGPLPSLTPDHRFGGSTFALNLHGDGSPSSNYHSSNPRLHCFGDIIVPSPLDSFSSLSGRLSGVPTPNDQTEALPLVVRKGADSSSGEENGTPSLPPPPPPPPPHHPSIHPSPLTTSLGFSPPSFRHPFPLPLMGYPFHSTLGSHSGGTGYAPGLKDHHHIHSSPDSMDMTRETVSLRTKMATLGGSHLGHHHNRQNSPSQHGPEGLSLSLIKSECGDLADMADISPYSSSTIQEGLSPNHLKKAKLMFFYTRYPSSNMLKIFFSDVKFNRCITSQLIKWFSNFREFYYIQMEKYARQAINEGVTAVEELAVGRDAELFRALNMHYNKANDFEVPDRFLEVAQVTLREFFNAIVAGKDADPSWKKAIYKVICKLDSEVPDTFKSPNCLQELLHD, encoded by the exons ATGCCTGATCATGACAGTGCCGCGCTCCTAACCAGACAGACCAAGCGCCGACGAGTGGACATCGGTGTGAAACGGACCGTGGGCAGTGTCACGGGGATCCTACTCGACAGCATGAATCAATCTCATAGCCCTGATCGGGACGGAGATTGCTCGCTAGTTGGTCGAGGCCACGGCAGCACCAACGGTGATGGTGAGAAATCCAATGTTCTGAGGAAATTACTGAAGAGAGCCAACTCATACGAAGACACCATGATGCCTTTTACCGGGGCAACCATCATCTCACAGCTTCTAAAGAAGAATATAGGGAAGAATGGGGGGAGTGACTCTGGCTTTCAG GGTAGTGGAGCGCTGTCCAGCGGCGGCTCGGAAATCCAGGCTGAAGATGCCTGCAGCAATTCCTCCTCCCAGGACCGCGACAGCCCATCCAACTGCCTTTCGCCGGGACCTCTCCCTTCAGCACCGCCATCATTCGGACGACCCTTACCTCCTTCAAACCTCagttcccacagtcaaacacTGCCCCTTGCCTCATTTGATTTAGACAGGCTGTCGGATGAGCACCTTCGAGCGAAGCGGGCTCGGGTGGAAAACATTATCCGTGGTATGAGTCATTCACCGCTTGTCCGATCCAGCACTGACGATCACAGCCAGGAAAGCAACCGGGACAACGATAACGAGCACAGAGGTGACGGCAATGGTCACGGCCACAGACGAAGCGACTGCACATCTTCTCTCCTCAGCTCTCCTGGTTCGCGGACAGGGGGTCTCAATGTCGGTGAGGTGTACCGGGAGAACAAGAGGAAGCAGCGCCTGCCTCAGCAACAGCACAGCTTTGCCCAGCTGGTGTGTTCCAGGCAGGAGCAGCGGCAGGAGGAGAGGCGACAGCTTAAACTGCAGTTGGAAGACATGCAG AAGCAACTACGCCAACTCCAAGAGAAATTCTACCAAATCTACGACTCCGAGacagaagaggaggaggaaaacCGCGAGGGTGGTGGGGTGGACCGAAGCGCTGAAAGAGATGAGGATGGTAACCTTTCTGAGGACAGCATCCGCTCTGATGGCCTAGAGGAGAGGCACAGAGACAGAGGGCGGCGCCGTCATGATGACCTGTCAGACCTGGACCCAGGCTTGTTCCTTGACCGAGCCCGAGCCCTGCTGCGACAACAGGCCTTGATGGATAGGGAGATGGAGGAGGATGTGGTGGGGCGGTCGGGGGAGGACGATGATGAGAGGAATGGGGAGAGAATGATGAAGAGGCAAGGGGGGAGGCAGTTAGCCGAGACACTGAAGCAGGAGCTCAATTGTGCCGTCTCGCAGGTTGTTGACACGGTTGTTAAAGGCTTCTCATCACCCAAGCAGACCGTCAGCCACAATCATGGCTGCCACAGCACACCGGTTGCCCCGTCATCTTCCAACTCATCCTCCTCTGGTCCTCTTCCCTTTGGCCCGTTGCCTTCTCTCACCCCAGACCATCGTTTTGGTGGTAGCACCTTTGCCCTCAATCTTCATGGAGATGGCAGCCCCTCCTCCAACTACCACTCCTCCAATCCGAGGCTCCATTGCTTCGGTGACATAATCGTACCGAGCCCATTGGACTCATTCAGTAGTCTGAGCGGAAGGCTTAGCGGAGTGCCGACACCAAACGATCAAACGGAAGCACTCCCGTTGGTGGTGCGCAAAGGTGCTGACAGCAGCAGCGGAGAAGAGAATGGGACCCCCTCTCTTCCTCCACCACCACCGCCTCCACCCCCTCATCATCCTTCCATCCATCCTTCCCCTCTCACAACTTCTCTTGGGTTCAGCCCTCCATCCTTTCGCCATCCCTTCCCCCTCCCACTCATGGGCTACCCTTTTCACAGCACTCTGGGATCGCATAGCGGGGGCACAGGGTATGCCCCGGGGCTGAAAGACCACCACCACATTCACTCCTCCCCAGATTCAATGGACATGACCCGTGAAACTGTAAGCCTGAGAACCAAAATGGCCACTCTAGGAGGCTCACACCTGGGTCACCACCACAACAGGCAGAACTCTCCGAGTCAACACGGGCCAGAAGGTTTGTCGCTGTCGCTCATTAAGTCTGAATGCGGCGACCTAGCAGATATGGCTGACATATCACCATACTCAAGCAGCACT ATCCAAGAGGGTTTATCTCCCAACCACCTAAAGAAGGCTAAGCTCATGTTCTTCTACACTCGTTATCCGTCCTCCAACATGCTTAAAATCTTCTTCTCTGACGTCAAG TTCAACCGCTGCATCACCTCCCAGCTGATCAAGTGGTTCAGCAATTTCCGTGAGTTCTACTACATCCAGATGGAGAAGTACGCCCGGCAGGCCATCAATGAGGGCGTGACTGCCGTCGAGGAACTGGCTGTGGGCCGCGATGCCGAACTCTTCCGGGCGCTCAACATGCACTACAACAAAGCTAATGACTTTGAG